The following are from one region of the Candidatus Kinetoplastibacterium crithidii genome:
- the rplQ gene encoding 50S ribosomal protein L17 — MRHANGLRKLNRTSSHRLAMFRNMAVSLINCEAIKTTLPKAKELRHVIEPLITLGKSPTLANKRRAFARLRDREAVVKLFADIGPRYLNRPGGYTRILKMGFRQGDNAPMAFMEMVDRSDNSSTISK, encoded by the coding sequence ATGCGCCATGCTAATGGGTTGCGTAAGCTGAATCGCACTAGTAGTCATCGTCTTGCTATGTTTCGCAATATGGCAGTTTCCCTAATTAATTGTGAAGCAATTAAGACTACTTTGCCAAAGGCTAAAGAATTACGTCATGTTATAGAGCCTTTGATTACATTAGGTAAAAGTCCAACTTTAGCAAATAAACGTAGAGCTTTTGCTCGTTTAAGAGATCGTGAAGCTGTTGTTAAGTTATTTGCTGATATTGGTCCTCGTTATCTTAATAGACCAGGTGGATATACTAGAATTTTAAAAATGGGATTCCGTCAAGGTGATAATGCACCAATGGCTTTTATGGAAATGGTAGATAGATCGGATAATAGTTCTACTATATCTAAATAA
- the rpoA gene encoding DNA-directed RNA polymerase subunit alpha, with protein sequence MPIRDFLKPRTIEVEPISPNRARVSMEPFERGYGHTLGNALRRILLSSMEGYAPTEVIISGVVHEYSTIPGVREDVVDILMNLKGVVFKLHGRSDANLTLVKEGVSEVLAKDISLPHDVEIINPEHLICNLTGSSKLEIHFKVDRGRGYVPGNVRALMEDKSNSIGRIVLDASYSPVRKVSYFVESARVEQRTDLDKLILDIETNGVMTPEESIRKAAAILMDQLSIFASLQGSQDSQELPSRNAPRIDPVLLKPVDELELTVRSANCLKAENVYYIGDLIQRTENDLLKTPNLGRKSLNEIKDVLASRGLTLGMKLDNWPPIDIEHS encoded by the coding sequence ATGCCTATTAGGGATTTTTTAAAACCTCGAACTATAGAGGTAGAACCTATAAGCCCAAATAGGGCTAGAGTTTCGATGGAACCTTTCGAGCGTGGTTATGGACATACACTTGGAAATGCTTTAAGACGTATTCTATTGTCTTCTATGGAAGGATATGCCCCTACTGAAGTTATAATATCTGGGGTAGTTCATGAGTATTCTACTATTCCTGGGGTACGTGAAGATGTTGTAGATATATTGATGAATTTGAAGGGTGTTGTGTTTAAACTTCATGGTCGGAGTGATGCAAATTTAACTCTGGTTAAAGAAGGGGTATCAGAAGTTTTAGCAAAAGATATTAGTTTGCCTCATGATGTTGAAATAATTAATCCGGAACATTTAATTTGTAATTTAACTGGTAGTAGTAAATTAGAAATACATTTCAAGGTTGATAGAGGTCGTGGTTATGTTCCTGGTAATGTGAGAGCCTTGATGGAAGATAAAAGCAACTCCATAGGTCGTATTGTATTGGATGCTTCTTATAGTCCTGTGAGGAAAGTAAGTTACTTTGTTGAAAGTGCTCGTGTTGAACAGCGTACTGATTTAGATAAACTTATTTTAGATATAGAAACAAATGGAGTGATGACTCCAGAGGAATCTATTAGAAAAGCTGCTGCTATACTTATGGATCAGCTGTCTATATTTGCCTCTTTGCAAGGATCTCAGGATTCTCAAGAATTACCATCTAGAAATGCTCCACGTATAGATCCTGTTTTGTTAAAACCAGTTGATGAATTAGAGTTAACAGTTCGTTCTGCTAATTGTTTAAAAGCTGAAAATGTTTATTATATTGGCGATTTAATTCAAAGAACAGAGAATGATTTATTAAAAACTCCTAATTTAGGCCGTAAATCCTTAAATGAAATAAAAGATGTATTGGCCTCAAGAGGATTAACACTTGGCATGAAACTAGATAATTGGCCTCCTATAGATATAGAGCATTCATGA
- the hemB gene encoding porphobilinogen synthase: protein MTSKQITSGYFPNTRLRRLRNKNFSRRLISETSISVNDLIFPIFIIDGINIKQAIPSMPGIYRYSIDQALYIAEECINLGIPAIALFPVIDSNLKKSNGIESINPDGIIPKCIKEIKKRFPELGVMTDVALDPYTSHGQDGIIDDSGYVINDTTVEMLVKQALIQANAGADIIAPSDMMDGRIGTIRHSLELNNHINTLIMAYSAKYASAFYGPFRDAIGSTNNLKNSTKLNYQMHPGNSNEAIREVFLDIKEGADMVMVKPGMPYLDILYRVKEKFEMPTFIYQVSGEYSMLKSAINNGWLDNNKTIIETMIGFKRAGADGVITYFALEIAKLIKHNNFI, encoded by the coding sequence ATGACATCCAAACAAATTACCTCAGGCTATTTTCCTAATACAAGACTAAGAAGATTAAGAAATAAAAATTTTTCACGAAGACTAATTTCAGAAACAAGTATTTCAGTAAATGACCTAATATTTCCAATATTTATAATAGATGGCATAAATATAAAACAAGCTATTCCTTCTATGCCTGGAATCTATAGGTATTCAATTGATCAAGCATTATATATCGCTGAAGAATGCATAAACTTAGGAATTCCTGCAATTGCACTATTTCCTGTTATTGATTCTAATTTGAAAAAAAGTAATGGTATCGAATCTATTAATCCAGATGGCATTATTCCTAAATGCATAAAAGAAATAAAGAAACGCTTCCCAGAATTAGGTGTTATGACTGATGTCGCATTAGATCCTTATACTTCTCATGGACAAGATGGAATAATAGATGATAGTGGGTATGTTATAAATGATACTACTGTTGAAATGTTAGTAAAACAAGCACTGATTCAAGCCAATGCTGGAGCAGATATAATCGCACCAAGTGATATGATGGATGGCAGAATTGGTACTATAAGACATAGTCTTGAGTTAAACAACCATATTAATACTCTTATTATGGCTTACTCTGCGAAATATGCTAGTGCTTTTTATGGTCCTTTTAGAGACGCAATAGGGTCAACGAACAATTTAAAAAACTCAACAAAATTAAATTATCAAATGCATCCAGGTAACTCAAATGAAGCAATAAGAGAGGTTTTTCTCGATATTAAAGAAGGAGCTGATATGGTGATGGTAAAACCAGGTATGCCATATCTTGATATATTATATAGAGTAAAAGAAAAATTCGAAATGCCAACTTTTATTTATCAAGTTAGTGGAGAATATTCCATGTTAAAATCAGCTATAAACAATGGTTGGCTTGATAATAATAAAACAATAATAGAAACAATGATAGGATTTAAAAGAGCTGGAGCAGATGGAGTTATTACATATTTTGCTTTAGAAATAGCAAAATTGATTAAACATAACAACTTCATTTAA